The stretch of DNA CGGATGGGCCGGTTTTGGTTTTCGCCCCGGGGCAGGGGGCTGTGGTTTTCAGCTGTGCTACGCCCGATGGTTAATCTGGTGGAAACCCCCCAGGTGACCATGGTGGTCGCCGTAGCGGTGGCGCTGGCGATTCGCGAACATACCGGTGTTGCAGCGGGCATTAAGTGGCCCAATGACCTGCTGGTGGAAGGTAAAAAAATATGCGGTATACTGGTGGAACTAAACGCTGAAATGGACCGGGTTAATTTTATGGTGGCGGGCATTGGATTGAATGTAAATATCGACAGCAGCCAATTTCCTCCTGAATTATCGGAGACAGTCACATCATTAAAAATTGCAGCCGGGCACCATATACCCAGGGTGCCCTTACTGAGGACAATACTGCAATCCTTTGATTTTTGGTACCAGCGCTGGTTGCGCGAGGGTTTTGTCCCCGTGCTGAATAAATGGCGGGAATTGTGTGTTACTTTGGATTGCCCGGTAACAGTACATACCATGAAGGATAGTTATGTCGGCCATGCCCTGGATGTGGATGAAACCGGAGCGCTATTGGTGCAAACGCCGGACGGAGAAGTACAGCGCTTGGTAGCGGGTGAGGTGTCGCTCCGCAAAATATAGTTTCTTACTGCCTAATAAGCAAACGGTCAATTTTTTATATTCTAATGGTTAACCATAACTAACTAATTGGTTAACCTTTGTAAGGTGGAATATGTAAAAAATGGAAAGGGGTTTTATAGATGAGTAAATTAACACCGCGGGACATGGTACTGGTGGCCATGTTTGCCTCACTGGCTGTGGTGGCCGCTTTGTTGTTCCGTTTCCTCGGCGGCATGATTGTACCCTTCAGCTTGATGCCATTTGTGGCGCTGCTGGCCGGTGGGTTGTTGGGTGCCAGATTGGGAGCGTTGAGTATGGGCATATATGTGTTAATGGGTGTTTTGGGGATGCCGGTATTTGAAAAACCGCCCTTTGGTGGCCCGGCGTATATATTATCACCCACTTTCGGCTTCTTACTGGGCTTTATACTGGCCGCACTGGTGACTGGATTAATTTTACGTGGCCGGCGGGATGCCGGTCCCCTGCGGCTTTCTCTGGCTATGCTGGCGGGGGTGGCGATGATTTATGCCGTTGGGCTGCCGTATCTATATGTCATACTGAACTACTATGTGGGTAAACCTTTTGATGTTCTGCAGATTGTGATGCTCTTTTTTGTGCCCTTTATTGGACTAGATTTACTAAAAGCGCTAGCCGCCGGGGTGCTTGTGCGCATAGTGGGTATGCGCCTCCCGGTGTTAAAAGAACAGCGGAATTGATATGCGTTATGGAAAAATATGTTGACAATCTAGGTCAAAACAGGTAGGATAATGACTAATTAAATAGTAATGATTTCCGAGTTAACCGGCCTTAGGCAATGGCGATGGCAGTTAACCTGCAGGGTATAAATGGAAACGTTTATGCCTCCCTTTTGGAAAGGAAATCATACCTTGTGTGGCCTGATTACTATTTGTTGGGATCGCAAGTGATATGAGCAGTTTCCCGTGGGAGGGAAACTGCTTTTTAGTTTTTATAACGGTTATTAGATTAGGCGGGCTGGAACTGTCTTTTATGTGGATTTTTAGGAGTTTTAGTAGGGGCAGCCATTTCTTTCGGAAGACGAGCTGATTATAGCCTGTCCTTGGCTGGTTGTTAAAGGATGATCGTGGGACCAGTCAATAAAACGTTATTATTGCCCAAGGTCGTTATTTAAATTTGATCTGGGAGGTGTGGCGAAAAAACTTAATAATTAGTAATTTTATCAGTCAACAGCATATTACTCCGAGCCCGGTAACCTAAAGGATATCTCTCCAAGATTTCCGGGCCTTAGGGTTCGCCTGGAAACGGACGAGCCTCCCATTGTGGAAAGGAGACTTCACCGGATAAAGTATCCGGCTGGTTTCCTTTTGCCAGCCGGTTCTTTTTTTCATCCAACAAGGAATGAGAATAATAAGGGAGGGCAAAATGAGCTTTATGCCGGGCATTAAGCCCATTGCAGTAAAAACTATAATCTTTCTGGCACTTTCGTCACTGCTGTTTGTTTTTTTCTCAATTGTAAATCCTTGTTTTGCAGAGCCTGGCAGCGGCAGCCTCAACAGTAACCTGTCCGAACACATTATCCTCTCGTGGACGGAAGACCCCGGGACTACCCAAACCATCACCTGGAGTACAGGGGATGCCACCCGGGACCGGATGCAGTACCAGCCCGCTGCCGGTTTTAGCGGCAGCTTTGATGGTGCCCTGGAAGTGATTGCTGACGGATCTGGTTCCAACAATGGACTATTTCACTTTGAAGCGACCATCCGGGGACTGACCCCCGGCACAGGTTACGTCTATCGCATTGGTAAAGAAGGGGCCTGGAGTGCACCGGCTACCTTCACCACCGCCACAACTGATGATGAGTTTTCCTTTATTTACATGGGCGATGTCCAGGAAGGCTATGAGTTCTGGGGGGAAATGCTTGAAAAGGTTTATGAAGATCACCCTGGCATCAAATTCGGACTGCTGGGTGGGGATTTAGTCAATTACGCCGGCAGTATCGAGGAATGGCAGCAGTTTTTCGCCGCTGCCTCGCCTGTTTTCAGCCAAATCCCGTTGATGCCGGCTGCGGGCAACCACGATGATACTGAGCTTTTCTGGAATTACTTTGCCCTGCCTCGGAACGGGCCCGGGGGATACGAAGAAAAATTTTATTCCTTTGACTACGGAAACTGCCATATTGCTGTGCTGAACAGCAATTATCTGGGTGCTTCCGGGATCGGCGATTACGAAAAGATAACTAAATGGTTGCAAAACGATCTAAACAATAGTAAGCAGCAGTGGAAACTGCTGGTCCTTCATCACCCGCCCTACCCGGTGGTCCACGATTGGCGTGCAGATCACCTGCAGGCAAATTGGGTTCCGCTTTTTGAACAATGCGGGGTGGATATGGTCCTGGTAGGACACCAGCACGTCTACATGCGGACCAAGCCCCTGCGGGACGGCGCGATCCAGGCCGATGGAGAGGGTATTGTCTATATCATGGGCAATGCAGGGACAAAGTATTATGGTCCCGGACCTGATTACGACTATATTGCGAAACAAATAGCCTACGTTAGTAACTATCAAGTAATCAACATTAACGGGGAAAACCTTACCCTGATCGCTAAAGATGCCGGTGGGCAAGTGATTGACAGTTGCGTAATAGCTAAGCAGTCTGTTGCCGTTAAGCCCGTATATACAATCACCCCGGTGGCTGATGCTGCTTATAAAATCGAGGCCGCCAACGATGGGATAACAACTATGTCCGTAAACAGCGGCGTTTCCGGGATGAAGTATTTTAATGTGCAGTTGGCTCCCATAAAAGCACATACAGGGTTGGAGACAGTAGTATTTACGCATCTAAGAGACGGTACCCAACTGGGACTCAATGCAACCAAAGCTGACTTTGACGTGGTAGACATTGCTCAGGCCGGCTTCAACGTCCAGCCGGGTGATATGGTCAAGGTTTATATGGTTGATGACCTGACCAGTATGGTTAAGCAGAACCCGATTTTTTTACAATAGCACCCCTGCAGTGCGCTTATACGCAACAAGGATGACAAAGCAGGGGAAGGGGGATAGCAAAGTGCGTGAACACAAAATATTTAGTAAATTCAGCATTTTATTCCTGGCCGGACTATTTTTGCTGGCTGGTGTATTTGGCCTGTTGCCCACAGCTGCCCATGCCGTTGGGGACTCGATTACCATTACGGGGAACGGAGTGTATAATCCCGGTGTGACCTTTACCCAAGATGAACTTCAGGACGATAATATATTACCGCAACATACGGTACTTTACAGTACCATCAACACCTGGCCCACCAAGAGCTGGTGCAGGGGAGAAGGCGTTAAGGTTAGTGATCTCCTGGCAGCGGCGGGGGGGCTTAAGCCCGAGGCTGTGCTGATTAAATTTACTTCCCGCGATGGCTTTACCACCACTTTTACGATACAGGAATTTATACATGACCCGCGTTATTGTTTCCCGCATTTCATGGACAATGGAATCGCCGGGCATATTCCCGGTGATCCGGCGGAGGCGGTAGCTGTAGAGCCCATCATTGCTCACAGGAGTTGCTCCGCTCAAAATATTGCTGATGTGATGAACGACGATAATATGAGCCAAGGGGACGCCAACCACCTGTTGTTTGGGCAGCGGGCAGTCACCGAGCAGACGAATGCCATATTTGTCAAATATGTAACCACCATTGAAGTGCTTACTACCGAGCCGGATCAATGGGATGAACCGACGGCTAATCCGGATAGCGGCACAGTATCCGCGGGAACCATGGTCGAGCTGCAGGGCCCTTTCAATGACCTGGATAAAGTTCATTATACCGTCGATGGCAGTACCCCGACCGTGAGTAGCCCGATGTATAACTGGATTGCCAGCCGGTGGTCATCACGTGAAGACTTTGATGAAGTTAACCACCCAATCGAAATTACAGGGGATACTGCCATTAAAGCGTTGGTTATCGGTCCCGGCAAGGAAAACAGCGATATTGTTACCTTCAACTACCGGGTGCAAACTGTAGCCATCACGGGCGTAGGTATCGCAGAGGGCGACCAGCAGCTGGAGGTAAACCAGACGGTTCAGGTTACTGCCGAAGTGCAGCCGGAGAATGCCACGGATAAGGGCGTCACCTGGTCCACCAGTGACCAGTCAGTGGCCACCGTCAATGAGACCGGGTTAGTCACCGCGATTGCTGCAGGAACAGCCACTATCACTGTTACCACTAACGATGGTGAGTTCAGCGACACCATCACCGTGACCGTCGCCAACGAACCGACGGGGTCCGATCTGGTCATCAACAAAGCTAACCCTGCCAAAGCTACCAAGAACAAAGCATACGCCGGGCATACCTTTACGGTAACGGGCGGAGTAGAGCCTTACAGCTTTGCTGTTACTGATGGAGCATTGCCGAAAGGGACGAGCCTAAACGGTGCAGCGTTAGAAGGAACGCCGACTGAGAGCGGTACATTTGTCTTTATCATAACCGTAACCGACAATGCAGACCCGGCAAAGACAGTCAACCATGAATTTACCCTGGTGGTAGAGGCCGACGGAGTACCCTATGATGAGGAAGTTGTATTAACCATTAAAGGCGACGGGGTGACGAACCCCGGGGAATTTACCCTTTCCCAGCTTGAGGGAATGCAGCAGCACCAATATGTATACAGTGTGATTAACACCTGGCCCTCTAAAAAATGGTACGTAGGCAAAGGGGTTAAAGTGAAAGACTTGCTCGATGAGGCGGGGGTGAAAGGAAACGCCCGGCAAATACGATTTAGTTCCAGCGATGGCTACTACATGACCCTGACGGTGCAGGAATTATTAGAAGAAAGGCGTTATCGTTTTCCAAACTTCATGGCCGGCGGGGATGACGGCGGGCATATTCCCGGTTCCTCATCAGGCGCGGTAGAGGTGGAGTCCATTCTCGCCTTGGTTGGTGCCGATACAGATAACCCATCCTATATGAACGACGCCAATGCCCTCCAGTTGATGGTGGGGCAGCGGGCAGTTACCGAGCAAACCGACCCCATGTTTGTAAAATATGTAAATGAAGTTGAGGTACTCACCTCTGCACCGGGAAAATGGGACAAACCAAAGG from Desulfoscipio gibsoniae DSM 7213 encodes:
- a CDS encoding biotin--[acetyl-CoA-carboxylase] ligase, producing MKSSIMHILKQSNDWVSGEYLCRELGVSRTAVWKHIRGLREDGYDIEARANLGYRLRSVPDIPYPDEVTVDLDTVVMGSRIEYYTDLPTTNGEAKKLARAGCPEGTVVVAESQSGGKGRMGRFWFSPRGRGLWFSAVLRPMVNLVETPQVTMVVAVAVALAIREHTGVAAGIKWPNDLLVEGKKICGILVELNAEMDRVNFMVAGIGLNVNIDSSQFPPELSETVTSLKIAAGHHIPRVPLLRTILQSFDFWYQRWLREGFVPVLNKWRELCVTLDCPVTVHTMKDSYVGHALDVDETGALLVQTPDGEVQRLVAGEVSLRKI
- a CDS encoding biotin transporter BioY, producing MSKLTPRDMVLVAMFASLAVVAALLFRFLGGMIVPFSLMPFVALLAGGLLGARLGALSMGIYVLMGVLGMPVFEKPPFGGPAYILSPTFGFLLGFILAALVTGLILRGRRDAGPLRLSLAMLAGVAMIYAVGLPYLYVILNYYVGKPFDVLQIVMLFFVPFIGLDLLKALAAGVLVRIVGMRLPVLKEQRN
- a CDS encoding purple acid phosphatase family protein, translating into MSFMPGIKPIAVKTIIFLALSSLLFVFFSIVNPCFAEPGSGSLNSNLSEHIILSWTEDPGTTQTITWSTGDATRDRMQYQPAAGFSGSFDGALEVIADGSGSNNGLFHFEATIRGLTPGTGYVYRIGKEGAWSAPATFTTATTDDEFSFIYMGDVQEGYEFWGEMLEKVYEDHPGIKFGLLGGDLVNYAGSIEEWQQFFAAASPVFSQIPLMPAAGNHDDTELFWNYFALPRNGPGGYEEKFYSFDYGNCHIAVLNSNYLGASGIGDYEKITKWLQNDLNNSKQQWKLLVLHHPPYPVVHDWRADHLQANWVPLFEQCGVDMVLVGHQHVYMRTKPLRDGAIQADGEGIVYIMGNAGTKYYGPGPDYDYIAKQIAYVSNYQVININGENLTLIAKDAGGQVIDSCVIAKQSVAVKPVYTITPVADAAYKIEAANDGITTMSVNSGVSGMKYFNVQLAPIKAHTGLETVVFTHLRDGTQLGLNATKADFDVVDIAQAGFNVQPGDMVKVYMVDDLTSMVKQNPIFLQ
- a CDS encoding S-layer homology domain-containing protein — encoded protein: MREHKIFSKFSILFLAGLFLLAGVFGLLPTAAHAVGDSITITGNGVYNPGVTFTQDELQDDNILPQHTVLYSTINTWPTKSWCRGEGVKVSDLLAAAGGLKPEAVLIKFTSRDGFTTTFTIQEFIHDPRYCFPHFMDNGIAGHIPGDPAEAVAVEPIIAHRSCSAQNIADVMNDDNMSQGDANHLLFGQRAVTEQTNAIFVKYVTTIEVLTTEPDQWDEPTANPDSGTVSAGTMVELQGPFNDLDKVHYTVDGSTPTVSSPMYNWIASRWSSREDFDEVNHPIEITGDTAIKALVIGPGKENSDIVTFNYRVQTVAITGVGIAEGDQQLEVNQTVQVTAEVQPENATDKGVTWSTSDQSVATVNETGLVTAIAAGTATITVTTNDGEFSDTITVTVANEPTGSDLVINKANPAKATKNKAYAGHTFTVTGGVEPYSFAVTDGALPKGTSLNGAALEGTPTESGTFVFIITVTDNADPAKTVNHEFTLVVEADGVPYDEEVVLTIKGDGVTNPGEFTLSQLEGMQQHQYVYSVINTWPSKKWYVGKGVKVKDLLDEAGVKGNARQIRFSSSDGYYMTLTVQELLEERRYRFPNFMAGGDDGGHIPGSSSGAVEVESILALVGADTDNPSYMNDANALQLMVGQRAVTEQTDPMFVKYVNEVEVLTSAPGKWDKPKADPDGGTVPAGTLVELKNNNMDMDKIYYTVDDSTPTMDSTMYNPVAKRWWPARGKEVVAEINHPLELTKDTTIKAVTIGPGRSNSDIVTFTYKITEATAAATDAIIPGKGGAVSLGSEVTIEIPANALTGTNPVEVMIERVTTPPTAPAGFKILGSVFEFSVDGNNSYSFAKEVIIKLSFDPEAVTAGETLAVHCYDKTAQQWVNIGGEVSGDTVTVQVNHCTKFAVMVFDKLAAAETITPGKGGIVSLEDEAAMEIPANALAGTRPVEITIERVTMPPTALAGFKILGNVYEFSVDGKASYNFEKEVTIKLGFDPEVINVDEIPSIHYYDETEKKWVNIGGEVSGNTVIVQVDHFTKFAVMVAMQMKGQEQILTDIVGHWAEDSIKELVALGAVAGYPDGSFKPNNKITRAEFASILVKALKLELQRGKVFADTTGHWAKDTIATATYHGIVSGYGADMFGPNDVITREQMAAMVVNVAKLTPVTEGMSFKDSSSISDWAGTAVATAIQHGIINGYPDNTVRSRGNATRAEAAEVIVNALHSILND